In the Candidatus Electrothrix rattekaaiensis genome, one interval contains:
- a CDS encoding TonB-dependent receptor — MYKTTVAIALFLLLNYTQGRTQVENEDFTISEENIQAFEEMFGQGLQEEDVYRTDRLLLTATGSLKPVHLAPSVASVITAEDIEKLGATTLDEVLETVPGLHITPSFAHLDSIYSIRGIHTSLNPQVLVLMNGIPFTKPYNGSRPAGFRLPVSMIARIEVVRGPGSALYGADAFAGTINVITKDRFEVEGMHTGVRMSSFDGLDIWGQHGGQYKGWDVGIGLEYWRGGSDDKRIIDADLQTTLDQAFGTNASLAPGALHTDFENYNIMANFSRKNLTIRFWGWFLDDYEGGTGSAGALGPESKINSEQILSDITWKNEDSIENFSLTAQLNYLYRKEDVLYQFLPPGSTVAVGTDGNIFTSPTAGITTFTEGIYGHPTLIDNQLAFDFICKYDGMHQHVWRIASGGKIQDENAKSSKNVGPGVLNDKALPSTIDGTMVDVTGTDAMFMTDQNRTILHASLQDEWTFVKNWELTTGVRYDHYSDFGKTINPRIALVWETRYDLTSKLMYGRAFRPPSFAESYVKNNPIVLGNPNLEPETIDTYEFALDYRPTPSLKTILSVFAYDIEGLIDYIPDPSPATTKTARNFLNQKGHGFEVELEWEVMPSLTMSGNFALQDSEDRNTGTVVADAPGMQLYLNAHWNFMPEWYLNAQYFWIGDRHRAKDDSRENIEDNSIANMKIRKNNITQHIDLAFSVRNIFNENIREPISTSISNDIPMEERVAYAELIFHF; from the coding sequence ATGTACAAAACAACTGTCGCAATCGCTCTTTTCCTCCTTTTAAATTATACGCAAGGAAGAACCCAAGTAGAGAACGAGGATTTTACGATAAGCGAAGAAAATATCCAAGCCTTTGAAGAGATGTTCGGACAAGGGCTCCAGGAAGAGGATGTCTATCGTACTGATCGTCTTTTGCTCACAGCAACCGGTAGCCTGAAGCCCGTTCACTTGGCTCCTTCAGTGGCCTCGGTTATTACAGCAGAAGATATCGAAAAGCTCGGTGCCACCACCCTTGACGAGGTGTTGGAAACTGTGCCCGGTCTTCATATTACACCTTCTTTTGCCCATCTTGATTCTATCTATTCCATACGGGGCATCCATACCAGCCTGAATCCGCAAGTCTTGGTGTTGATGAATGGCATTCCTTTTACCAAGCCATATAATGGTAGCCGTCCAGCAGGCTTTCGTTTGCCGGTCTCTATGATAGCCCGTATTGAAGTAGTACGTGGACCTGGCTCTGCCCTCTACGGTGCTGATGCCTTTGCAGGCACTATCAATGTTATCACCAAGGATCGTTTTGAAGTCGAGGGGATGCATACTGGTGTACGCATGTCTTCCTTTGACGGTTTGGATATCTGGGGACAACATGGAGGACAGTACAAAGGTTGGGACGTTGGCATAGGATTGGAATATTGGCGAGGCGGCAGTGACGATAAACGTATTATTGACGCTGACCTTCAAACTACGCTGGATCAAGCCTTTGGCACGAATGCCTCGTTGGCTCCGGGGGCCTTGCACACTGATTTTGAAAATTACAATATCATGGCCAACTTCAGTCGTAAAAACTTGACAATCCGTTTCTGGGGCTGGTTTCTAGATGACTATGAAGGAGGTACTGGTAGTGCTGGGGCATTAGGGCCGGAAAGCAAAATAAACTCTGAACAGATTCTTAGTGATATAACTTGGAAGAACGAGGATTCGATAGAAAATTTTTCACTTACGGCCCAACTTAATTATCTCTATCGTAAAGAAGACGTCCTGTATCAGTTCCTTCCTCCTGGATCAACTGTTGCCGTAGGTACAGACGGTAACATTTTCACATCGCCAACTGCCGGAATAACGACTTTCACTGAGGGCATTTACGGTCATCCAACCCTTATTGATAATCAGTTAGCTTTTGATTTTATTTGCAAATATGACGGCATGCACCAGCATGTTTGGCGCATTGCTTCAGGGGGAAAAATACAGGATGAAAATGCCAAGTCGTCCAAGAACGTTGGGCCAGGTGTTTTGAATGACAAAGCATTACCCAGCACCATTGACGGAACTATGGTGGATGTTACAGGTACGGATGCTATGTTTATGACTGACCAGAATCGTACGATTCTCCATGCCTCTCTACAAGATGAATGGACTTTTGTTAAAAACTGGGAATTGACGACTGGAGTGCGTTACGATCATTACAGCGATTTTGGGAAAACCATCAATCCTCGTATTGCCTTGGTATGGGAAACACGTTACGATCTGACCAGTAAGCTCATGTATGGTCGGGCATTCCGCCCCCCGTCTTTTGCCGAGAGCTATGTTAAAAATAACCCGATAGTTCTTGGTAACCCAAACCTTGAACCGGAAACCATAGATACTTATGAATTCGCTTTAGATTATAGACCTACGCCTTCTTTAAAAACTATTCTCAGTGTTTTTGCTTATGACATAGAAGGCCTTATTGATTATATTCCTGATCCTTCTCCAGCCACGACGAAAACAGCGCGGAACTTTCTTAATCAAAAAGGACATGGCTTCGAGGTTGAGCTGGAGTGGGAGGTTATGCCGTCCTTAACAATGAGCGGCAATTTCGCCTTGCAAGACTCGGAAGATAGGAATACAGGTACAGTTGTGGCCGACGCGCCTGGCATGCAATTGTACCTTAACGCACACTGGAATTTCATGCCTGAATGGTATCTCAATGCGCAATATTTCTGGATCGGCGATCGCCATAGGGCAAAAGATGATAGCCGGGAAAACATCGAAGATAACAGTATTGCGAATATGAAGATACGAAAAAATAATATTACGCAACATATTGATCTGGCTTTTTCTGTACGCAATATTTTTAATGAAAATATTCGAGAACCGATTTCGACCTCTATATCTAATGATATACCTATGGAAGAAAGGGTGGCTTATGCTGAGCTAATTTTCCATTTTTAG
- a CDS encoding ABC transporter substrate binding protein has translation MCGQLPVSLFAADTDLPVALLLSDNETVYHSPMKAFRSEIGHSVRVFNLQGDIKKDPALKRKLFSSNPRLIFALGAKAAFTAKLWTHEHQDIPVIFALVLNWQRYNLMNQKNMTGIAGEIAPGTKFANITILSPDIKRIGVIYSPHSREVLQQAKKAAEIFNIELYSKEIARSKDFQRSFKKMRQKVDAFLVLNDPVIYTLENMDWLKIRCIREKLPCIGQSKNIAEHGLILSINPDLADIGSQAASIAKNIINRHQHPDYIGVMPPLGTQIIINRTTAERIGLSLHRNSLDMATQVVD, from the coding sequence ATGTGCGGACAGTTACCTGTATCACTGTTCGCTGCCGATACTGATCTTCCGGTAGCTCTTCTGCTCTCGGATAACGAAACCGTCTATCATAGCCCTATGAAGGCTTTTCGTTCTGAAATCGGCCACTCTGTCCGTGTTTTTAACCTGCAAGGTGACATTAAAAAAGATCCTGCTCTCAAACGTAAGCTCTTCTCTAGCAATCCTCGATTAATATTCGCCTTGGGTGCCAAAGCGGCCTTCACTGCTAAACTCTGGACTCACGAGCATCAGGACATACCTGTGATTTTCGCCTTGGTGTTAAACTGGCAACGATACAATCTCATGAATCAAAAAAATATGACTGGCATAGCGGGCGAGATAGCCCCTGGGACAAAATTTGCCAACATTACAATCCTTTCTCCAGACATTAAACGAATAGGGGTTATATACAGCCCACACAGTCGCGAGGTGCTGCAACAGGCCAAGAAGGCAGCTGAAATTTTCAATATTGAATTATACAGCAAGGAAATCGCTCGCTCAAAAGATTTCCAACGTTCTTTTAAAAAGATGCGGCAAAAGGTAGATGCCTTTCTCGTCTTGAACGACCCGGTAATCTACACTCTTGAAAATATGGACTGGCTGAAAATACGCTGTATCAGAGAAAAATTGCCTTGTATTGGTCAGTCGAAAAATATAGCGGAGCACGGCCTTATACTTTCTATTAATCCTGATCTAGCTGATATTGGTTCACAGGCTGCCTCTATAGCAAAAAATATCATCAACCGCCATCAACATCCCGATTATATAGGAGTGATGCCTCCTCTGGGGACGCAGATTATTATTAACCGTACTACCGCTGAGCGCATAGGATTGTCCCTGCACCGGAACTCCCTTGACATGGCGACACAAGTGGTTGATTGA